A stretch of the Saccharicrinis carchari genome encodes the following:
- a CDS encoding ABC transporter permease subunit, with translation MKQIWIITKSELKGYFDSLMAYILIVVFLGLSGFFTWLYGNNDVFYINQATLQPFFGVAYWTLFIFIPALTMKQIAEEYKTGTIELLLTKPISDWQVVTAKFLATFLLIAISLALTLPYYLSIASIGPIDHGSVLTGYLGLLLMSAAYISIGIFASSITSNQIVAFLLALIIGVFFQILFGITSTAFSGTIGDVLAYMDMQYHYRSIIRGVIDSKNIIYFASIVLVGLMASELSLVKRNIN, from the coding sequence ATGAAACAAATTTGGATTATTACAAAAAGTGAGTTGAAAGGATACTTCGATTCCTTGATGGCCTATATACTTATAGTGGTTTTTTTAGGCTTAAGTGGTTTTTTTACCTGGCTCTACGGAAACAATGATGTGTTTTACATAAACCAGGCTACGTTGCAACCTTTTTTTGGAGTAGCCTATTGGACCCTCTTTATTTTTATTCCGGCACTTACCATGAAACAAATAGCCGAGGAATACAAAACAGGAACAATAGAGTTGTTATTAACAAAACCTATATCGGATTGGCAAGTGGTTACGGCTAAGTTTTTGGCTACATTTTTACTTATTGCTATTTCATTGGCCTTAACCCTACCCTATTATCTATCTATTGCCTCCATAGGCCCCATCGACCATGGTTCGGTACTGACGGGTTACCTGGGTTTATTGCTCATGAGTGCAGCCTACATTAGTATTGGTATTTTTGCCAGCAGCATTACTTCCAATCAAATTGTAGCCTTTTTGCTGGCCTTAATTATTGGGGTGTTTTTTCAAATATTATTTGGTATTACTTCCACTGCTTTTTCAGGTACTATTGGCGATGTATTGGCTTATATGGATATGCAATACCATTACCGCAGCATCATTCGGGGTGTCATTGACAGTAAAAATATCATTTATTTTGCATCCATCGTATTAGTTGGATTAATGGCGTCTGAACTGTCACTTGTGAAACGTAACATTAACTAA
- a CDS encoding GldG family protein: protein MINKRQFYYYIILASGIIVLINILANRFFFRIDFTEDQRYTLSETTKDILKGINEPITVTAYFSEGLQPQFDQLRKDFKDLLAEYASRTKQQLVYEFINPNEDVQEEQKAVQAGIQTLMIEAREKDQSTTKKAFMGAVIQIGEESETIPFIQPGAQMEYALSTAIKKMTIPDKAAIGFIGGHGEPSLNELLQVVQGLEVLYVPEEVILSDSVNLSKYKTLAWINPQDTIPPAHFSHVEDYLNQGGNLFVSFNKVDAQLNQGMGFAKHTGMADWLKKKGITVNEDFVVDANCGSITVQQRQGMFTVNRPINFPYLPILSNFADHPVTQGLSAMVMQFGSSLTYSNDSLSTFTPLVFTSDKSAKQAAPVYFNIEKQWTESDFTSPKLTVAGLLKKDMQKIIVIADGDLAVNGAGENMRQVQPDNANFVVNAIDYMSDDTGLIQLRSKQVKVRILDQLDDADKNFIKIVNFSLPIIIILAIGIYRYQKRKLIRLKRKGESYV from the coding sequence ATGATCAATAAACGTCAATTTTATTATTATATCATCTTAGCATCAGGCATCATTGTTTTAATAAATATATTGGCCAATCGATTTTTCTTCCGTATTGATTTTACCGAAGACCAACGATACACGCTAAGCGAAACCACTAAGGATATCCTTAAAGGCATCAATGAACCCATTACTGTTACGGCCTATTTTTCGGAAGGATTACAACCGCAATTTGACCAATTGCGCAAGGATTTTAAGGACTTACTGGCCGAGTACGCAAGCCGCACGAAGCAGCAGTTGGTGTATGAGTTTATCAACCCCAACGAAGATGTGCAAGAGGAACAAAAAGCAGTACAAGCGGGTATTCAAACGCTTATGATTGAAGCCCGGGAGAAAGATCAATCTACTACAAAAAAGGCCTTTATGGGAGCCGTGATACAAATTGGGGAGGAATCGGAAACCATTCCGTTTATACAGCCCGGCGCCCAAATGGAGTACGCGCTAAGCACAGCCATTAAAAAAATGACGATACCCGACAAGGCGGCCATTGGCTTTATTGGCGGGCATGGTGAACCTTCGCTAAACGAATTGCTGCAGGTTGTTCAGGGCTTAGAGGTTTTATATGTCCCCGAAGAAGTGATCTTATCCGACAGTGTAAACTTAAGCAAGTATAAAACCCTGGCCTGGATCAACCCTCAGGATACGATTCCCCCGGCGCATTTTAGCCATGTGGAGGATTACCTGAATCAGGGTGGAAATTTGTTTGTTTCATTTAACAAGGTAGATGCGCAACTCAATCAGGGAATGGGTTTTGCCAAACACACCGGCATGGCGGATTGGTTAAAAAAGAAGGGCATAACGGTTAACGAAGATTTTGTGGTAGATGCCAACTGTGGTTCCATAACCGTGCAGCAACGTCAGGGAATGTTTACGGTTAACCGCCCCATTAACTTCCCTTACTTGCCCATTTTGTCCAATTTTGCCGATCACCCGGTTACCCAGGGCCTAAGCGCCATGGTGATGCAATTTGGCAGTTCCTTGACGTACAGTAACGATTCGCTGAGCACTTTTACGCCTCTGGTTTTTACTTCCGATAAATCGGCCAAACAAGCTGCTCCGGTTTATTTTAACATAGAAAAACAGTGGACAGAAAGTGATTTCACCTCTCCAAAGCTTACTGTTGCCGGTTTGCTCAAAAAAGATATGCAAAAGATTATTGTGATAGCTGATGGAGATTTAGCAGTGAATGGAGCAGGTGAAAATATGCGTCAGGTTCAGCCAGACAATGCCAACTTTGTTGTAAATGCCATTGATTACATGAGTGACGATACGGGCTTAATTCAACTACGAAGCAAACAGGTGAAGGTGCGCATCCTGGATCAATTGGATGATGCGGACAAAAACTTCATTAAAATTGTCAACTTTTCGTTACCTATCATTATCATATTGGCCATAGGTATCTATCGTTATCAAAAAAGGAAACTAATTCGCTTAAAAAGGAAAGGGGAAAGCTATGTTTAG
- a CDS encoding DUF4340 domain-containing protein, which translates to MFRKLNIKTLGLVFIGLLSLTILIKVIDNTKGVNTLKAVLFDVDEQRITSVIVKPRMFQGQHIESKKQDDGWKILANGKSYNGDANFIEGLIAQVNGLKPLRLAAQGKDSWEKFELTDSLSTVVKLMGSTGELAQLYIGKFSYQQARQNPMMQQNPYMQQRGTMTTYVRSGDDEEVYAVEGFLASSANRDVNAFRDKTILTTSKTGIHKIAFAYPADSSFTMIKNEGVWMVDGMALDSAAVDAYLSDITTLSGSTFSEDAPTSHSHQVKIHLEHGASIEVKAKLEDEQTYISSSQNLGSVFMENLDENFEKLFISKNKLIK; encoded by the coding sequence ATGTTTAGAAAGCTAAATATAAAAACACTCGGGCTCGTATTTATAGGTTTGTTATCATTAACCATTCTAATAAAAGTAATTGATAATACCAAGGGAGTTAATACGCTTAAAGCGGTGCTTTTTGATGTTGATGAGCAGCGCATCACTTCGGTAATTGTTAAGCCCCGGATGTTTCAGGGCCAACATATTGAATCAAAGAAACAGGATGATGGATGGAAAATATTGGCCAATGGAAAATCGTATAATGGCGATGCCAACTTTATTGAGGGCTTAATAGCTCAGGTAAATGGCTTAAAACCCCTGCGCTTGGCAGCGCAGGGTAAAGATAGCTGGGAAAAGTTTGAACTCACAGATTCTTTATCAACCGTTGTCAAATTAATGGGTTCAACAGGAGAATTGGCTCAATTGTACATAGGAAAATTCTCCTACCAACAAGCCAGGCAGAACCCCATGATGCAGCAAAACCCGTATATGCAACAACGGGGTACAATGACTACTTACGTGCGCAGCGGTGATGATGAAGAAGTATATGCCGTGGAGGGCTTCCTGGCCAGTTCTGCTAACCGGGATGTAAACGCATTCAGGGATAAAACCATATTAACAACCAGCAAAACGGGTATCCATAAAATTGCCTTTGCGTATCCTGCCGACAGCTCCTTTACCATGATAAAAAATGAAGGTGTTTGGATGGTTGATGGCATGGCCCTGGATTCTGCCGCTGTAGATGCTTATTTATCTGACATCACCACTTTAAGTGGATCTACTTTTAGCGAGGATGCACCAACATCGCACAGCCATCAGGTTAAAATTCACTTGGAGCATGGGGCAAGCATTGAAGTAAAAGCGAAGCTTGAGGATGAACAAACCTATATTTCATCATCGCAGAATTTAGGTTCGGTTTTCATGGAGAATCTCGATGAAAACTTTGAAAAGCTTTTTATATCAAAAAATAAGTTAATCAAATAA
- a CDS encoding BCCT family transporter has protein sequence MASNERLSESNSEEKKKKIKKYFDVDTPVFWPSAIVIILFIAVTLIVGQPMENIFNVMQTNISDFGGWFFILSINLFLLFVLYIAFSKYGKIRLGGAKAKPEFSKGAWFAMLFSAGMGIGILFWSVGEPISHFFNSPTVESGTVEAAGVAMEYTFMHWGLHAWGVYALVGMSLAFFTFNRGLPLTISSVFYPLIGRRIHGPIGKAINVLAVVATLFGIATSLGMGVKQVSAGLTHLFGVPDTDNVQVIIIVIITLAATASVVAGLSAGVKRLSEINIVIAAIFLVFIIVVGPTVFIVDSFVQNTGAYVQNFFQMSFWTETYRQSDWQSSWTVFYWAWWVSWSPFVGMFIARISRGRTLKEFVLGVLIVPSLITFLWLSAFGGSAIYLEINGIADIASAVKENVATSLYALLEEFPFSMVTSMVGLILVASFFVTSSDSGSLVVDSLTAGGKLDAPVAQRIFWALTEGAVAAVLLLGGGLQALQTASITTGLPFAIILLIMIWSLLKGLRSEHAGMMERTKKSERDDYNRIISDILKRKEKSNK, from the coding sequence ATGGCGAGTAATGAACGATTATCCGAAAGTAATTCTGAAGAAAAGAAGAAAAAAATAAAAAAGTATTTTGACGTTGACACCCCTGTATTTTGGCCTTCGGCTATTGTAATAATTCTATTCATTGCAGTAACGCTCATTGTGGGCCAGCCGATGGAAAATATATTTAATGTAATGCAAACCAACATATCAGACTTTGGCGGTTGGTTTTTTATTCTGTCAATTAATCTCTTCCTGTTATTTGTACTTTATATTGCCTTTAGTAAGTACGGAAAAATACGATTGGGAGGTGCTAAGGCAAAGCCTGAATTTTCAAAAGGCGCATGGTTTGCCATGCTTTTTAGTGCCGGAATGGGAATTGGAATTCTTTTTTGGAGTGTTGGTGAACCAATCAGTCACTTTTTTAACTCTCCAACAGTAGAATCCGGTACCGTTGAAGCGGCCGGCGTAGCCATGGAATATACATTTATGCATTGGGGGCTTCATGCCTGGGGGGTGTACGCCCTGGTAGGTATGTCACTCGCATTTTTCACTTTTAACCGTGGACTGCCACTTACCATCAGTTCCGTTTTTTACCCCTTGATAGGGCGCAGGATTCACGGGCCAATCGGAAAAGCGATTAATGTGCTGGCCGTGGTAGCTACCCTGTTCGGAATAGCCACTTCTCTTGGGATGGGTGTTAAACAGGTAAGTGCAGGACTCACCCATCTGTTCGGCGTACCCGATACGGACAATGTGCAGGTAATAATTATTGTAATAATTACATTGGCCGCTACAGCATCCGTTGTTGCCGGATTATCTGCCGGGGTTAAGCGCCTTAGCGAAATAAACATAGTTATTGCCGCCATTTTTCTTGTTTTTATCATTGTAGTAGGACCAACCGTATTTATTGTCGATTCATTTGTGCAAAACACCGGAGCTTATGTTCAAAACTTTTTTCAAATGAGTTTTTGGACAGAAACCTACCGTCAATCGGACTGGCAAAGTAGCTGGACCGTTTTTTATTGGGCCTGGTGGGTTAGCTGGTCGCCCTTTGTGGGGATGTTTATTGCCCGTATATCGCGCGGGCGTACCCTCAAAGAGTTTGTACTGGGCGTATTAATTGTACCTTCGCTAATTACCTTCCTATGGCTTTCGGCTTTTGGTGGCAGCGCAATTTACCTGGAGATAAATGGTATTGCCGATATTGCCTCTGCCGTAAAAGAAAATGTGGCCACCTCGTTGTATGCATTACTCGAAGAGTTCCCGTTTTCGATGGTAACATCTATGGTGGGATTGATATTGGTGGCCAGCTTCTTTGTTACAAGCTCCGACTCCGGCTCCCTGGTGGTGGATAGCTTAACCGCCGGAGGAAAATTGGACGCACCGGTAGCCCAACGCATATTCTGGGCTTTAACCGAAGGTGCCGTTGCTGCAGTATTGCTCCTGGGGGGCGGACTGCAGGCACTGCAAACTGCTTCCATAACAACCGGCTTGCCTTTTGCCATTATTTTACTTATCATGATTTGGAGTTTATTGAAAGGGCTCCGCTCGGAACATGCAGGTATGATGGAACGCACAAAAAAGAGCGAACGGGATGATTACAACAGAATTATTAGCGACATTCTGAAAAGGAAAGAAAAATCAAACAAATAA
- a CDS encoding universal stress protein, producing MDKFDNLLVCLDLTEMNHFLIKYANFLVSKISPKKIYFLHLLQTYDLPDDILDDMPEMEKSLAEIIREDLEGKIEREFEPVNGLEVFVHVEEGIKSDTLLQFTRDKKINLTIFGKKVGYSGAGSLPRRVAPLTPSSVLLVNTASEPKLDNLLVRNDFSKMSEIAMETATMLAAQTGANVSSFHAYKIPISHFPQYSAEDEKRLKEKMTKHGIKEYGRFMKKLKLSTDDIPCTYVYDRKYNEAHLLYHHGLVNNIDLILIGSKIKSELANIILDRTSEDLADSEKNINVLIVKDRKQTLGFMEALFK from the coding sequence ATGGATAAATTTGATAACTTGTTGGTTTGTTTGGATTTGACCGAAATGAATCATTTTCTTATAAAATATGCCAATTTTTTAGTGAGTAAGATATCACCCAAAAAAATATATTTCCTGCATTTGTTGCAGACCTATGATTTACCCGATGATATCCTCGATGATATGCCTGAAATGGAAAAATCACTGGCCGAAATAATTCGCGAAGATTTAGAGGGGAAAATTGAACGTGAATTTGAACCGGTGAACGGTTTGGAAGTTTTTGTTCATGTCGAAGAAGGAATAAAATCCGATACCCTGCTGCAGTTCACGCGCGACAAAAAAATAAACCTGACCATTTTTGGCAAAAAAGTAGGCTACTCCGGAGCCGGTTCGCTGCCGCGCAGAGTGGCCCCCTTAACGCCCTCATCGGTTTTACTGGTTAATACCGCATCGGAACCCAAGCTCGATAATCTTTTGGTTCGGAACGACTTCTCCAAAATGTCAGAAATTGCAATGGAAACAGCCACTATGCTGGCAGCCCAGACTGGTGCTAATGTTTCTTCATTCCACGCTTATAAAATCCCCATCAGTCATTTCCCACAATACTCTGCCGAGGATGAAAAACGCCTGAAAGAAAAAATGACCAAACATGGCATCAAGGAATATGGGAGATTTATGAAGAAGCTAAAACTCAGCACAGACGATATTCCATGTACCTATGTCTATGATAGAAAATATAACGAAGCACATTTGTTGTATCACCACGGCCTGGTCAATAACATTGACTTGATTTTAATCGGGTCGAAAATAAAATCCGAATTAGCCAACATTATTCTTGATCGCACATCCGAAGATCTTGCCGATTCCGAAAAAAACATCAATGTACTCATCGTAAAAGACAGGAAACAGACACTGGGTTTTATGGAAGCATTATTTAAGTAA
- a CDS encoding glycine betaine ABC transporter substrate-binding protein: MKQIRNYILLMCISVGALGACDFTNTKEDEGNAVKMVYTEWSESVAITHLAKVLLQEKLEYDVTIKLANVHDVYEDLANGQAHVFADGWLPETHRTYIEKYPSGAFDQIGIIYPGARTGLIVPAYSKYQSIGDLATASSSEIIGIEAEAGVMMHAKSSIETYGLKNTKLLEMAEGKMLVKFTDAYSRRNEIVITGWEPHWLFARFDVRFLDDPNNVFGEKENIVAMGTKAFAELRPRAYRFFERMQLSEQQFNSLMYFVKQYEDPEIGVREWIKKNEYVVNQWIKGLKPEREKIM, from the coding sequence ATGAAGCAAATTAGGAATTACATATTGTTAATGTGCATAAGCGTTGGAGCATTGGGTGCTTGTGACTTTACAAACACTAAAGAGGATGAGGGAAATGCAGTCAAGATGGTTTATACCGAATGGTCAGAATCGGTTGCAATAACCCATTTAGCCAAAGTTTTGCTTCAGGAAAAGCTTGAATACGATGTGACCATAAAACTTGCCAATGTGCATGATGTGTACGAAGACCTGGCCAATGGCCAAGCACATGTGTTTGCCGATGGGTGGCTCCCTGAAACGCATCGCACATATATTGAAAAATACCCATCGGGAGCTTTCGATCAAATTGGCATTATTTATCCCGGTGCCCGTACAGGACTAATCGTACCCGCTTATAGTAAGTATCAGTCAATCGGGGATTTAGCAACAGCATCAAGCTCCGAAATAATAGGAATTGAAGCGGAGGCCGGGGTGATGATGCACGCCAAATCAAGCATTGAAACCTATGGTCTTAAGAATACTAAACTACTTGAAATGGCCGAAGGTAAAATGCTTGTTAAATTTACGGATGCTTATAGTCGACGCAACGAAATTGTAATAACCGGTTGGGAACCACATTGGTTATTCGCACGTTTCGATGTTAGGTTTCTGGATGATCCAAACAATGTTTTTGGAGAAAAAGAAAATATAGTGGCGATGGGTACCAAGGCCTTTGCGGAACTCAGACCCCGGGCATACCGATTTTTTGAACGAATGCAACTATCTGAACAACAATTCAATAGCTTAATGTACTTTGTAAAGCAGTACGAAGATCCCGAAATCGGGGTTCGCGAGTGGATTAAAAAAAACGAGTATGTGGTTAACCAATGGATTAAAGGATTAAAGCCCGAACGTGAAAAAATAATGTAG
- a CDS encoding ABC transporter substrate-binding protein has product MGLTNKSILAFALLVMLALTACQPNQNNSKTTQVYDKPSSLYTPAYANRFRIKYYSDHKRIEVIHPWDSAAPPLVTLLSGDATFLKNNPSAIKIPVKRWVSVASTQISYAHQLNVLDQLVGMAEPQYVSNKKVQAGLATGKVRDVGTAFAPDIEILLALNPDMMMISPFKEDFYAPLRSAGIKMTTNSSYLENTPLGRMEWLVFVAAFFNKEGEAIATVNEVANRYNKVKQLAAHANNKPCVMSGQIYQGVWYTPAAQSFNANFLKDAGVRYIFNDRPGTGSLSYDFETVYQAAAHCEYWMMMVNRAEAYSYSALNDEDPRYADFDAFKNRKVVYSNTHHSMLFEKGLLEPDVVLSDLVQLFHPEIKTGSAPVYYQKLSKE; this is encoded by the coding sequence ATGGGATTAACAAACAAAAGTATACTGGCATTTGCCCTACTCGTGATGTTGGCTTTAACGGCCTGCCAACCTAATCAGAACAATTCAAAAACAACGCAAGTTTACGACAAACCATCTTCGTTGTACACACCGGCTTATGCCAATCGATTCAGGATAAAGTATTACTCCGATCACAAACGCATAGAAGTTATCCACCCCTGGGACTCGGCTGCCCCCCCACTGGTTACCTTACTTTCAGGTGATGCCACATTCCTCAAAAACAATCCATCGGCCATAAAAATACCTGTAAAAAGATGGGTATCGGTCGCCTCCACACAAATCAGCTACGCGCATCAATTAAACGTGTTGGACCAATTGGTAGGCATGGCCGAGCCACAATATGTTTCTAACAAAAAGGTTCAAGCGGGCTTGGCCACAGGTAAAGTCAGAGACGTAGGCACCGCCTTTGCCCCCGACATAGAAATTCTGTTGGCCCTCAATCCTGATATGATGATGATATCTCCCTTTAAAGAGGATTTCTACGCTCCCCTGCGCAGTGCAGGCATTAAAATGACCACCAATAGCAGCTATCTCGAAAACACGCCTTTGGGCAGGATGGAATGGCTGGTTTTTGTAGCCGCCTTCTTTAACAAGGAAGGTGAAGCCATTGCCACGGTAAATGAGGTTGCCAATCGATACAATAAGGTAAAACAATTGGCGGCTCATGCCAACAACAAACCATGTGTAATGAGTGGTCAAATATATCAAGGTGTGTGGTACACACCCGCCGCACAAAGTTTCAATGCCAACTTTTTAAAAGATGCCGGCGTGCGCTATATTTTTAACGACAGACCCGGAACCGGATCTTTGAGCTACGATTTTGAAACAGTATATCAGGCAGCCGCCCATTGCGAGTACTGGATGATGATGGTAAACCGGGCCGAGGCATATAGTTATTCGGCCTTAAACGATGAAGACCCCCGATATGCCGATTTTGATGCCTTTAAAAATCGCAAAGTTGTATATTCCAATACACACCACTCCATGCTGTTTGAGAAAGGATTGCTGGAACCTGATGTTGTACTGTCGGATTTGGTACAACTTTTTCATCCTGAAATTAAAACAGGCTCCGCTCCTGTTTACTATCAAAAATTAAGCAAAGAGTAA
- a CDS encoding iron ABC transporter permease — MALLALLVSLFVLNISLGSVNIPFTVVLKWMVSRQIDNEIYQNILLKSRLPQSITAVLAGAGLAAGGLQMQTLFRNPLAGPSILGISSGAGLGVAIVVLLLGALQGISLSGLGWYGSLTITAAAFIGAFWVLLVILFLAQKLKNNAMLLIVGIMVGYASSAIVGLLQFISSKEDVQSFVLWGLGSFNNLSWDKHAIFIPLVLTGLLGSFFLIKPLNILLLGENYAANLGLNIKRSRFSILLVTGLLTASITAFCGPIAFLGLAVPHLSKGIFKTADHSVLIPAVILFGGALALLCHLIARLPGFDGTLPINAVTSLIGAPIVIYVILKRRSLTQ, encoded by the coding sequence ATGGCTTTACTTGCATTGTTGGTATCGTTGTTTGTGCTCAATATTTCGTTGGGATCGGTTAACATACCGTTTACGGTAGTGCTAAAATGGATGGTGAGTAGGCAAATTGATAACGAGATATATCAGAACATACTCCTCAAATCCCGTCTTCCTCAATCTATCACAGCTGTACTGGCCGGTGCAGGTCTGGCAGCCGGCGGTTTGCAAATGCAAACCTTATTTCGGAATCCACTGGCGGGCCCCTCCATACTGGGCATCAGTTCGGGTGCCGGATTGGGCGTGGCCATTGTGGTGCTGCTGTTGGGTGCCTTACAGGGCATATCCCTGTCTGGCCTCGGTTGGTACGGATCGCTCACCATTACCGCAGCTGCTTTTATTGGGGCGTTTTGGGTTCTACTGGTGATTCTTTTTTTGGCACAAAAACTTAAAAATAATGCGATGCTCCTAATCGTGGGTATTATGGTAGGCTACGCATCCAGTGCCATTGTTGGTCTGTTACAGTTTATCAGCTCAAAGGAAGATGTGCAGTCCTTTGTCCTTTGGGGCTTAGGATCGTTCAATAACCTTTCGTGGGATAAACATGCTATTTTTATCCCCTTGGTGTTAACCGGTTTGCTCGGTTCCTTTTTTTTAATAAAACCCTTGAACATACTTTTGCTCGGCGAAAATTACGCGGCCAACTTAGGCTTAAATATCAAACGATCCAGGTTCAGCATATTGTTGGTAACGGGCTTACTTACAGCTAGTATTACGGCATTTTGCGGACCTATCGCCTTCCTGGGGCTTGCCGTTCCGCATCTTTCAAAAGGAATATTTAAAACTGCCGATCATTCTGTATTAATACCGGCCGTTATATTGTTTGGAGGAGCGCTGGCCTTGCTTTGCCATTTAATTGCACGTCTGCCTGGTTTTGATGGCACCCTGCCTATCAATGCGGTAACTTCGTTAATTGGCGCGCCTATAGTAATATACGTAATATTAAAAAGGCGCAGTTTAACGCAATAA
- a CDS encoding ABC transporter ATP-binding protein, which yields MQQTKKLFLRTDQLTIGYDKQALPLHENINVSVKPGQFTCLLGPNGAGKSTLIKTLCGFIKPMSGQVWYGNEKIERIPEAQRAKKISVVLTDRLDVQNLSVFELVALGRTPYTGFFGKLLPRDIQLVYHAIEEVGLKGYTQKSIDKMSDGERQKAMIAKALVQETPFIILDEPAAFLDLPAKIEIMQLLRRLSKEKNRGILLSTHDLEMALQTADKIWLMAQGKTLQEGIPEDLVLNNQFKHFFEREGIQFDNYTGTFKYHKQIQHKINLKGEGNACNWVARALHRIGFATVDEGSKYTVQIYHNVPSQFALYHSNKLVLRCNTIEELMEGVVRAVAAKP from the coding sequence ATGCAGCAGACAAAAAAATTATTTTTAAGAACCGACCAACTCACCATAGGGTACGACAAGCAGGCCCTGCCGCTGCACGAAAACATAAATGTAAGCGTTAAGCCCGGGCAGTTTACTTGTTTGTTGGGGCCAAACGGTGCCGGCAAGTCCACCCTCATAAAAACGCTTTGCGGATTTATTAAACCAATGAGCGGTCAAGTATGGTACGGCAACGAAAAAATTGAGCGCATCCCGGAAGCACAACGGGCCAAAAAGATAAGCGTGGTACTCACCGACAGATTAGATGTGCAAAACCTCAGCGTATTTGAATTGGTTGCATTGGGTCGCACACCGTATACCGGTTTTTTTGGAAAGTTATTGCCCCGCGACATCCAATTGGTTTACCATGCCATTGAAGAGGTAGGATTGAAAGGATACACTCAAAAATCTATCGACAAAATGAGCGATGGTGAACGCCAAAAAGCCATGATAGCCAAAGCGCTGGTTCAGGAAACACCCTTTATTATCCTGGATGAGCCTGCTGCCTTTTTGGATCTTCCCGCAAAAATTGAAATCATGCAACTGCTCCGTCGTTTGTCTAAAGAAAAAAACAGGGGAATACTCTTATCTACGCACGATTTGGAGATGGCCTTGCAAACAGCAGATAAAATATGGCTGATGGCTCAGGGAAAGACTTTGCAAGAAGGTATTCCGGAAGATTTAGTACTCAACAACCAATTTAAACACTTCTTCGAGAGGGAGGGTATCCAATTCGATAACTATACCGGTACTTTTAAATACCACAAACAAATACAGCATAAAATAAACCTCAAAGGCGAAGGGAATGCTTGTAATTGGGTGGCTCGGGCATTGCATCGCATCGGTTTTGCAACAGTTGATGAAGGCAGCAAATATACCGTACAAATTTACCACAATGTCCCTTCACAATTTGCCCTATATCATAGCAATAAATTAGTATTGCGTTGTAATACCATAGAAGAATTGATGGAAGGTGTAGTGCGTGCTGTAGCTGCGAAACCCTAA